CGAGGTCAGCTCGGGGCGCTCCGACTGGGAGAGCTCCTGGCCGACGAAGCTCGATCCTTCGCCCTTGGTGGCGGCGGACACCGCCTCGATCGTGCCCGAGCCACCCTCGGTCGCCGCCTTGTCGAAGGCGGTGCCGCGCACCGTGATCACCAGCTTGGCGTCGGACGACTTGACCGTCGCGATCGCGTTGCCGGCATAGATCGGACGGGTGAAGGTCTTCTCGTCGATCACCGACAGGATGTCCGACACCTGCATCACGTCGAGCAGGGCGGCGACGCGCGGCGCGATGTTCTTGCCGGCGGCGGTGGCGGGCGCCACGAACGCATCGTGATGGCCCATCAGCTCGACGACCAAAGGCGCGACCGCCTCGGGCAGCGCATGGGCATAGGCCGCGTCGTCCGCGACATGGACCTTGCCGACACCGGCGATCTTGGCGGCCGCCTCGGCGACGGCGCCAACGCCCTCGCCGGCGACGAGGAGATGGACCTCGCCGAGCTGGCCTGCGGCGGTGACGGCGGACAGCGTAGCGTCCTTGAGGGCGCCGCCCTCATGCTCGACCCAAACCAGCGTCTTCATGCTGCCACTCCCAGAGCCTTGAGCTTCGCCACCAATTCATCGACGTCGGCGACCTTCACGCCGGCCGACCGCTTCGGCGGCTCGGACACGGTGACCGTCTCCAGGCGCGGCGCGGTGTCGACGCCGTAATCGGCCGGGGTCTTGGCCGCGAGCGGCTTGGCCTTGGCCTTCATGATGTTGGGCAGCGAGGCATAGCGCGGCTCGTTGAGACGCAGATCGGTGGTGATGATCGCCGGCAGCGCCAGCTTCACCGTCTCGAGCCCGGCATCGACCTCACGGGTGACGGTCACGCTGTCGCCCTCGACCTCGATCTTGTTGGCGAAGGTGCCCTGCGGACGGTTCAGCAGCGCGGCGAGCATCTGCCCGGTCTGGTTGCTGTCGTCGTCGATCGCCTGCTTGCCGAGGATCACGAGACCCGGCTGCTCCTCGTCCACGATCGCCTTCAGGATCTTGGCGACGGCGAGCGGCTCGACGATGTCGTCGGTCTGGACGAGGATGGCGCGATCGGCGCCCATCGCGAGCGCGGTGCGCAGCGTCTCCTGCGCCTTTTGCGGCCCGACGGACACGGCGACGATCTCGGTCGCCACGCCCTTCTCCTTCAGGCGGATGGCCTCTTCGACGGCGATCTCGTCGAACGGGTTCATCGACATCTTGACGTTGGCCAGGTCGACGCCGGTGCCGTCCATCTTGACGCGCGGCTTCACATTATAATCGATTACCCGCTTCACGGGCACAAGGATCTTCACCTTCGCTCTCCTCTCAGATCAGGGTGGGGTTCCCCATTATGCGGGGAACCCTAGCACCTCATTGACGTGAAGGTAAAGCAACTCTCCTTTAGGAGAGTCGGCCGATCAGGCCGCCTGCTTCACCTCGGCCACGATCTTGCGCGCGGCATCGCCGAGATCGTCAGCCGGCACGATCGCCAGGCCGGAGCCGGCGAGGATTTCCTTGCCCTTCTCGACATTGGTGCCCTCGAGACGAACGACCAGCGGCACCGAGAGGTTCACTTCCTTCGCCGCGGCGATGATGCCCTCGGCGATGATGTCGCACTTCATGATGCCGCCGAAGATGTTGACGAGGATACCCTTCACCGCCGGATCGGCGAGGATGATCTTGAACGCCGCCGTCACCTTCTCGGTGGTGGCGCCGCCGCCGACGTCGAGGAAGTTGGCCGGGAAGGCCCCGTTCAGCTTGATGATGTCCATCGTCGCCATGGCGAGGCCGGCGCCGTTGACCATGCAGCCGATGTCGCCGTCGAGCTTGATGTAGGCGAGGTCGTACTTGGACGCCTCGACCTCGGCCGGATCCTCCTCGGTGAGGTCGCGCAGCTCGAGGATGTCCTTGTGGCGGAACAGCGCGTTCGAATCGAACGACACCTTGGCATCGAGCACGAGCAGCTCGGCCTTGCCCGACGCATCCGGCTTGGTCTCGACCAGCGGGTTCACCTCCAGCATCGCCATGTCGGTGGCGAGGAAGGCGTCATAGAGCTGGCTGGCGAGCTTCTGCGCCTGCTTGGCGAGATCGCCCGACAGGTTGAGCGCGAACGCCACGGCGCGGCCGTGGTGCGGCATGAAGCCTTCGGCCGGATCGATGGTGATCGTCTGGATCTTCTCGGGCGTGTCGTGGGCGACCGCCTCGATGTCCATGCCGCCCTCGGTCGAGACGACCATGGCGATGCGGCCGGTCGCGCGATCGACCAGCATCGAGAGATAATATTCCTTCTCGATGTCGGCGCCGTCGGTGACGTACAGGCGGTTGACCTGCTTGCCCTGCTCGCCGGTCTGGATGGTGACCAGCGTGTTGCCCAGCATCTCGGTCGCGGCGGCCTTCACCTCGTCCAGCGACTTGGTCAGGCGCACGCCGCCCTTGGCGTCGGCCGGCAGTTCCTTGAACTTGCCCTTGCCGCGGCCACCGGCGTGGATCTGCGCCTTCACCACGAACATCGGCCCAGGCAGCTTGCCGGCGGCCGCCACGGCCTCGTCGACGCTGAGGGCGGCATGGCCCGCCGGCACCGCGACGCCAAACTTCGCGAGCAGTTCCTTGGCCTGATATTCATGGATATTCATGGTGCAGCGGCTCCCGTGGATTCGAGGTTTCCGTTAACGGCAGGGATGGGATGCGTAAACCCCGACTCCATGCCGTTTCGGGTGCCCCCTATCACCCCGCGATGGCGCAGCCCAGCCCCACGCGCGTGACGACGCCGACGATATGCGGATCGTTCAATGCGCGCAGACGATCGGCGAGCTCGTCGAAACTCATGCTGCCGGGCTGCTGGCGCGGCAGGCGGGCGGCCTGCGCCAGTTGCTTCAACTCGCCGGCATCGAGCTTGCGGACCAGTTTTCCGGCCATGCAGCCGGCCATCGGCGGCTTCACCCCGGCCGCGATCAGCTTGGCGCGCACCCGCGCCTCGGGCGAGACCATGGAACAGCCGGAGGCCGCGGCCGCCAGCGCGAGGGACAGGATCAGGCGTTTCATGGCGCCGCCCAACAGCATCGCGGCTGAGCGCTTGCTGAACACTCGCCTCGCCGCCATCGCCCGGCTATAGCGGCGGGGTGACTCCCTTGATCGGCATCCCCCTGTTCCTCGCCACCGTCGTCGGCATGGAGGGCTTCGCTTATGCGGCGCACCGCTGGATCATGCACGGGCCGGGCTGGTTCCTGCACGCCAGCCATCACCGGCCCCGCAAGGGGCGGTTCGAGCTCAACGATCTCTATGCGGTGATCTTCGCCGGCCCCTCGATCCTGCTGCTGGCCGGCGGGATGCGCTGGGGCTGGTGGCCGGGCTGCACCTGGATCGGCGCCGGCGTCGCCGCCTATGGCGCGATCTATTTCGGCTTCCACGACGGCATCGTCCACAAGCGCCTGCCGCACCGCTTCGTCCCGCGCAGCCGATACCTGAAGCGGATCGTGCAGGCGCATCTTCTGCACCATGTCGTCGCCACCAAGGCCGGGACGGTGAGCTTCGGCTTCCTCGTGGCGCCGAAGCCCGAGGCGCTGAAGGCGGAGCTGAAGCGCCGGGCCGGTGCGGGGATCAGGGCACCGGGGATGGCGGATTCCGGCCGCCGCTGAACGACGGAAAGCGCCTTCCGACTCGCCCGCCGCTTAGCCGGCCCTGGTCCACAGCCCGTCGCGGGCCGTCACCGGCAGACGATCGCGTCGCGCCGCCTGCCAGGCGGCGGTGACGACCCAGCCGAGCTTGTCGGCCCGCGCGGTCGAGACACGCTGGTCCCATGCGGCGGTGCCACGCGCGGCGACCTCGCGGGCGATGTCGCCATAGATGCCCGCCGCCGCCAGCACCGCCCACGCCGAACGGAAGGGCAGCGCCCGCGCGCCTGTCCGCGCGCTCGCCTCATAATGCGCCGCGCGGTCGGCCAGCCGCTTCGCCAGCATGGCGAGTCGCGGGCGGAAGGGCGGCTTCATATGCTCGCCGGGCGGGATATCGACCTCGACCAGCCACTCGATCGGCAGATAGCAGCGATCGACCCTGTTATCCTCGCCGATATCCCGCGCGATGTTGGCGAGCTGGAAGGCGATGCCGAGATCGCAGGCGCGATCGAGCGTCTCGCGGTCATCCGGCGACACCCCCATCACCACCGCCATCATGCAGCCGACGGTGCCGGCGACATGGTAGCAATAAAGATAGAGATCCTGCTCCGAGCGCGGCCGCCATTCCTGCGCGTCGAGCGCGAAGCCGTCGATCAGATCATGGGCATAGCGGGCCGGCAGCCCGGTCTCGGCGGCGACCACGCCCAGCGCATCGAACGCCGGATCGCCGGTCGCCTCGCCGGCCAGCGCCTTCGCGGTGAGCATCCGCATCCGCGACAGCTTGGCGCTGATATCCTGCACCGCGCCGCCGCCATGGCCGAGCACCTGCCCGTCGGCGATATCGTCGCAGGCGCGGCACCAGGCATAGAGCAGCTGCGCCCGCTCGCGCGTCGGCCGGTCGAACAGGCGCGAGGCGGCGGCGAAGGACTGCGAGCCCCTGGCGATGGTCGCGCGGGCATGGGCGACCAGGGCCGCGCGGTCAGGGGTCACAGATTGGCGGCCTTCATCGCGAAGATCGTGCGGTGCGGCTCATGGGCGGCCATCTTCGCCAGCAGATCGCCAAGATCGTCGCTGGCGATCAGGATGCCGCGATGCTGCGGGCGGACGAAGCCGGTTTCGCCCATCTTGTCCCAGAATTGCAGCAGCCCGTCATAGAAGCCGGCGACGTTGAGCAGCCCGACCGGCTTGGCGTGATAGCCGAGCTGCGCCCAGCTCATCGCCTCCCACAATTCGTCCATCGTGCCGGTGCCGCCGGGGATGGTGACGAAGCCGTCCGCCAGATCGGCGAAGGCCTGCTTCCTCTGGTGCATGGTCTCGACGACATGGAGTTCGGTGCAGCCCTTGTGCGCCACCTCGGCATCGACCAGCGCCGAGGGGATCACCCCGATCACCCCGCCTCCGGCTGCGAGGCAGGCATCGGCGACCGCCCCCATCAGCCCGAGCCGCCCGCCGCCATAGACGAGGCCGATGCCGCGCGCGGCAAAGGTCCGGCCGACGAGGCGGGCGCTGTCGATGTAGCGGGGATCGGCGGGGGTGGCGGAGCCGCAATAGACGGCGAGACGTTGCACGGGGGACTCCTTCAGGATCGACGCAGATCGTCGAGCATCAGCGCGGCAGTGGCCTTGGCCGAGCCGACGACGCCGGGGATGCCCGCGCCCGGATGGGTGCCGGCACCGACGAAATAGAGGTTGGGGATGCGATCGTCGCGGTTGTGGACGCGGAAGAAGGCGGATTGGGTGAGCAGCGGCTCGAGGCTGAAGGCCGAACCCAGATGCGCGTTGAGATCGCGCCCGAAATCGGCGGGCGTATAATGGAAACTGGTCACCAGCCGCTCGCGCAGATTGGGGATCAGCCGCGCATCGAGATGATCGAGGATGCGATCGGCATAGACCGGCCCCACCTCGTCCCAGTCGATCGGCAGCTTGCCCAGATGCGGCACCGGCGCCAGCGCGTAGAAGGTCGAATGGCCCTCGGGCGCCAGCCCCGGATCGGTGACGGTCGGGTGGTGGAGATAGAGCGAGAAATCGCGCGCCAGCACGCCATGCTCGTAGATATCGGTGAGCAGCCCCTTATAGCGTGGGCCGAACAGGATATTGTGATGGGGGATGCCGGAAAAGCTGCCCCGGATCCCGAAATGGACGACGAACAGCGAGGGCGAGAAGCGCTTGCGCTCCAGCGACCGCACCGCCCGTTCGCCCCGCGCCGATCCCTTCAGCAGATCGCGATAGCTGTGCACCACGTCGGCATTGGAGGCGACCGCGTCGAAGCTGCCATGCCAGCCGCTGGCGGTGGTGATGCCGGTGGCATGGTCACCGAGCAGGTCGATCGCGGTCACCGCATCGCCGAGCCGGACGACGCCGCCCAGCCGCTCGAACTGGCCGACCATCGCGCGGATCAGCGCATGGGTGCCGCCCTTGGGGAACCACACGCCACCGTCGCGCTCGAGCTTGTGGATCAGCGCGTAGATCGCGCTGGTCGTCATCGGATTGCCGCCGACCAGCAGCGAGTGGAAGCTGAACGCCTCGCGCAGATGGGGATGCTTGATGTAGGAGGCGACGATCGAGTGGACCGAGCGCCACGCCTGATTCTTGATCAACTCGGGCGACGCCTTGATCATCGAGGCGAAATCGAGAAACGCGACGTGGCCGAGCTTCTCGTAACCCTCGCGATAGACCGCGGTGGCGTAATCGAGGAAGCGGCGATAGCCGGCGACGTCCTCGGGATTGAGCGCCGCGATCTGGCGGGCGAGCGCCGCATCGTCGTTGGAATAATCGAAGGTCGATCCGTCCGGCCAGCTCAGCCGGTAGAAGGGATCGACCGGCAGCAGCTCGATATCCTCGGCCATGTCGCGGCCGGACAGGCGCCAGAGCTCGGCGAGGCAATTGGGGTCGGTGATCACGGTGGGGCCGGCATCGAAGGTGAAGGTGCCGGCCTCGGTGGGGCGCTCCCACGCATAGGCACGGCCGCCCGGCTTGTCGCGCGCCTCGACCAGCACCGTGGCGATGCCCGCCGACTGGAGACGGATGGCGAGCGCCAACCCGCCAAATCCTGCTCCGATCACCGCTGCCGTCTTCATTCTCAAACCCTTAACCGGCGATCGCCTTCAACGCACGCCCGATCGGAACGGGCGGGCGGCCGAAAAGCACCCGCGCTTTATCCCAACCTGTCGATGTGCCTGCGTAAAAGCGCGCCACGAGGGATTCGTCCAGCCGATAGAAATGCCGGAGCACCCGCCAACGCTGCGCGGGCTCGGCGGCGCGGAACAACATGCGGTCGAGCAGGCGGTAGAAACTACGCGCCTGCCAGGCCTGTCTGGCGAAACCGTGCAGGCTGTCATGCAGCGCCGGTGCGGTCAGATCGCGCAGCCCGGCGACGAAGCGCGCCGTGCGGATCGCATCGGGCAGCGAATAGCCGGTGGTCGGGTGGAACAGCCCGGCCCTTACCCCGGCCTTGGCGACATGGGCGCCGCCCGATCGCCAATAGGCCTCGAAATCGCCGCCCATCACCACCGGCAGCACCCCGGCCTCCTCCGCCACGACCGACTCGACCGGCCAGCCGCGCTGTTCGGCATAGGCCGATATCCGCCCGCCGAGCAGGGCATGATCGAGGTCGGGCGTATCGCTGTAATAGGTATCCTCGACGAATATCCGATCGGGGCCGAACGGCAGCAGATAGACGAAACGGAAGCCGTCGAGCTGATCCACCGTGGCGTCCATCACCACCGGCCGGGCCAGCCCGTGCGGCGCGCCCAGCTTCAGTTCGCGGCCGAGGAATTTCTGCCATCCGCACTCCAGCGTCGTCAGATCGCCGGGGCCGCGCGCGTCGATCACCGCCCCCGCCTCGATCCGCCGGCCGTCGGCCAGCACCACCGACCGCGGCCCGACGCCGATCGCCTTGCGCCCGGTCAGCACCCGCTCGGCCGGCAGCGCGGCGCGCACCACCCGGTCGAAGCGGGCAGAGGTGATGCTGTGATAACGCGCATCCAGTCGCCGCCGCAGGCCGGGGAAAAGCGCGTGATAGCCATCCCACCAATGCGCCACGAGCGGCACGATCAAAGCGCGGTCGTCGGGCGCGATATCGCTGTCGAAGAAGGACCAGATATGGTTGCCGCCCAGCGTATCGGCGCTCTCGACGAGCAGGGTCCGCACGTCCGGCCGCGATTTCGCCAGCGCGAGCGCGATCATGCCGCCGGCGAGGCCGCCGCCGACGATGGCGATATCGCATTGGCGGACCCGTGTCATACACCAGCGGTGTAGCGAGGGGCGCCGGCCCCGTCACCCGCCCGCGATCATATACGATTCGCTAGACGTTGGTCGACAATGGCCAGGAACGAAACAGTTTCTGCACCCTGTTCGCGCCAAGAGGGGCGCCGCGGAGTAACGCACCGGCGTGAAGCGGTGCCCCTGTGTCGGTCCGCGCGAGGATGTCGATGTGGACGAAAGAATGAATGCCCTAGCCCAGGCCCTGGCCGATGCGTTCGGCGATCGGGCGCTGGCCGTGGTCGCCCGCCAGTTCGATCAGGCGGACGGGGATATCCAGCTGGTGTGGGGACAGATCATGGAATGGCTGATCCTCTATGGCGAAGAGCAGGGGCGCGGGGCGCCGGCCTGATCCTCGGCGGCTTCGGCAACGGCTATCGCTCGCGCCCTTCGGTGGCCGCGCACATCATCGCATAGACCGCTTCGCTGGGCGGATGATCGACCATGCAGCCGATGCGACCGCTATCACACCACATCACGCGCCCGGCCAGCCGGGGCCAGCCATCGACCTCCAGCCGCACCGGCTGGCCCGCCGGCAATATCAGCGGCGACGCCACGCGGAAGCCGTTGCGCGACAGGTTGATCAGCCGCACCGCGAGCGGCTCGCCCTCCACCACCACCAGCCGCGCCGCCAGATCGGTCGCGAAGCGCGGCTCGGCCTGTCGCACGGGGGATTGGGAGGAGGTATTGTTATCCATGGGAATGCACGGCGATCCTGGCGACAGGGGACGGACAGACGGAATGAGGGCCGTCGGCAAGCTGGGCAGAGGCCCGGCCACTTGCCGCTGCTCGTCTTTTACCGGATCGCGATCAAGATGCTACGGTGTATGCAGGCGCGATGACCGCCCTTTCCGCCATCCTGTTCTCGGCCCTGGCGATGACGCTGATCGTCGGCGTCCGCTACCTGCTCGTCTCCGGCGCCTTCGCCTGGGGCACCGCGCGGCGGCATCCCGGCCTCTATCGGGGCCTGGGGCCGCAGATGCGCCGCGAGATCGGCTGGTCGCTGGCCTCCGCCGCGATCTACGGGGTGCCGGCCGGCATCCTCGCCTGGGGCTGGCGCGCCCATGGCTGGACCCGCGTCACCGCCGATCCCCATGCCCTGCCGCTGTGGTGGTGGCCGGTGTCGGTGCTGCTCTGCCTCGCCGCGCACGACACATGGTTCTACTGGACACACCGCTGGATGCACCGCCCCAAGGCGTTCCGCGCGATGCACGCCGTCCACCATGCCAGCCGGCCGCCGACCGCCTGGGCGGCGATGAGCTTCCACCCGTGGGAGGCGGTCACGGGCGCGGTGGTGATCCCGGTGCTGGTGCTGATCGTACCGATGCACTGGACCGCGCTGGCCGCGGTGCTGACGATCATGACGGTGATGGGCGTCACCAATCATATGGGGTGGGAGATCTTCCCGCGCGCGCTGGTCGAGGGGCCGGCCGGTGGCTGGCTGATCACCGCCAGCCACCACCAGCATCATCATACCAACTACCGCTGCAATTACGGCCTCTATTTCCGCGTCTGGGATCGCCTGTGCGGGACGGACAAGGGCCTTGGGCGCTTCCCGGCCCGCCCCGACTAGGCGATCAGATCAGTTGCAATGCACCTCGCCCCTGTCGACCGAGCGGCCGAGCAGCGCGCCGCCGCCGGCGCCGAGCAGGGTGCCGAGCGCACCGCCGCCGCCAAGGATCGCACCGAGCACGCCACCGCCGATCGCACCGACCACGGTGCCGGTGGTGCCGTCCGAACGGCGGCAATAATAGCGGCCGTCATGGCCGCGATAGACCCGGTCGTCGCGGGTCAGCGCGCGATCATGGCCGCGCTCGTCGCGATAGTCGCGGCTCGGATCATAGCCGGGCGGCGGCGGCGGCGCATCGCGATCCCAATAGCCGCCGCGATTGTCGTAACCACCCGGCGGCGGCGGCGGCGCACGATCGTGATCATAATAGCCGCCCGGCGGCGGCGGGGGCGGCGGCGGCGGCGGGCCATAGCCGCGCGGGCCGTCATCATAGCAGCCGGCCAGCGGCAGCAGCATCGCGCAGGCCATCACGGCGGCGATCGGGCGTTTCATGGGCATGCTCTTCTCCCCTCGGAACCGCACGGATCGCGCGGCCATGGCGACACAACGCCACATCCCGGCTTTCTCTCCGCTGAAAGCGTCGTTTCGGCCGCGTTCAGGAAGCGCGCGCCGGGCCCTCATGTCGGCCTAGACCCGCCCGCCGACATCGCCTAAGCCTCGTCCATTCCCCGGGGGGCCGCTCATGCGCGGCTGAGAGGTGGGCAGCAAGCCCACGACCCGCTGAACCTGATCCGGTTGATACCGGCGTAGGGAGGGACGGCGGCGCGCCCGTATTCCCTCCATAGGAAGTGGAGACGAGACGATGGCCGACGTACCTGCACGCACCGAACTGCCCCAGCCCGAGATGCCCCAGCCCGAGATGAAGGTCACGACGGGACCGATTCGTGGTTCCCGCAAGATTCATGTCGAGGGATCGGCCGGGGTCCGCGTCGCGATGCGCGAGATCCTGTTGGAACCCTCCGCCAACGAAGCGCCGGTGCGCGTCTACGACCCGTCCGGACCTTACACGGACGGCGATGCCCGGATCGACATCCTGGCCGGCCTGCCCGAGCTGCGCCGCGACTGGATCCGCGGGCGCGGCGATGTCGAGGAGGTCGCCCAGCGCGAAGTCCGCCCCGAAGATAATGGTTTGCGCCCGGGGGGCCAGCTCGGCCCCGATCGCTCCGGCGGCGTCCCCGCCTTCCCGCAGGTGCGCGGCCGGGTGCTGCGCGCCAAGCCCGGCGCGAACGTCAGCCAGATGCACTATGCCCGCCGTGGCATCGTCACCCCCGAGATGGAATATGTCGCGATCCGCGAAAATGTCGGCCGCGAGGCGCTTCGGGAGAAACTCGTCCGCGACGGGCAGGATTTCGGCGCGTCGATTCCCGATTTCGTCACCCCCGAATTCGTCCGCGACGAGGTGGCGCGCGGCCGCGCGATCATCCCCAGCAACATCAACCACCCGGAAAGCGAGCCGATGGCGATCGGGCGCAACTTCCTGGTCAAGATCAACGCCAATATCGGCAACAGCGCGGTCGCCTCGGACGTCGCCGCCGAGGTCGACAAGATGGTGTGGTCGATCCGTTGGGGCGCCGACACGGTGATGGACCTCTCGACCGGCCGCAACATTCACGACACCCGCGAATGGATCCTCCGCAACGCGCCCGTCCCGATCGGCACCGTGCCGATCTATCAGGCGCTGGAGAAGGTCGGCGGCATCGCCGAGGATCTGACCTGGGAGATCTTCCGCGACACGCTGATCGAGCAGGCCGAGCAGGGCGTCGATTACTTCACCATCCACGCCGGCGTCCGCCTGCCCTACATCCCGCTGACCGCGAAGCGCGTCACCGGCATCGTCAGCCGCGGCGGCTCGATCATGGCGAAATGGTGCCTCGCCCACCACAAGGAGAGCTTCCTCTACGAGCGCTTCGACGAGATCACCGAGATCATGAAGGCCTATGACGTCGCCTATTCGCTCGGCGACGGGCTGCGCCCCGGCTCGATCGCCGACGCCAATGACGAGGCGCAGTTCGCCGAACTGGCGACGCTGGGCGAATTGACGAAGAGGGCTTGGGCGCAGGACGTGCAGGTGATGATCGAAGGCCCCGGCCATGTGCCGATGCACAAGATCAAGGCGAACATGGACAAGCAGCTGGAGTCGTGCGGCGAAGCCCCCTTCTACACGCTCGGGCCGCTCACCACCGACATCGCGCCGGGCTATGACCACATCACCTCGGGCATCGGCGCGGCGATGATCGGCTGGTTCGGCTGCGCGATGCTCTGCTACGTCACGCCCAAGGAGCATCTTGGGCTCCCCGATCGCGACGACGTCAAGGTCGGCGTCGTCACCTACAAGCTCGCCGCCCACGCCGCCGATCTCGCCAAGGGCCACCCGGCGGCGCAGCTGCGCGACGACGCGCTCAGCCGCGCCCGCTTCGACTTCCGCTGGCGCGACCAGTTCAACCTCTCGCTCGACCCGGATACCGCCGAGCAATATCACGACCAGACGCTGCCGGCCGAAGGGGCGAAGACGGCGCATTTCTGCTCGATGTGCGGCCCGAAATTCTGCTCGATGAAGATCTCGCAGGAGGTGCGGGAGTTCGCCGCGAAGCAGAACAGCGATGCCGGCGATTTTCTCGCTGCGACGCCGGTGGGTGAGGCGGAAGCGGAAGCCGGGATGCGCGAGATGAGCCGCGTGTTCAAGGAAACCGGAAGCGAGCTGTATATGGGCGCTGGTGGCCGGGAGCATGATTGAGGGGGATTTAGCTGCCGGCGGAGTGAGAGCTATCCGCTAGCCGGCAGATACATCGAAATAGGTGAATCTACTGCGTCTGGATTTTCCAACACGCTTCTCACTTGAGCTGCTAGTTGAGATTTGTAAGCCTCAAGTTGAGGAACCATCTTATAGATACTGGATGTATCAACCGAGATCGTTCTCACCTGATTTACATCAAAAGGTATTTTATCTAATGTTCGCATTAACTGGACAACAGGTTTTCTCAGCATGTGCCTGATAGCAAGCTCATAAAACACATTAGGGTTATGATATGAAAGATCAGCTATTACTAATCTAGATTTAAAAAGATATTCTATTACTTGTTTGGTTATTACTCCGGGCCGATCAATCTGATCGGCGCGGATCACTTTGAGTTGTAAGCTTTCAAGTGCTGGCTCAACAATCGAGCCGAGAAATAAATCAGAATGCTCCCGTTGCTCTGAGCCAACATCGCCAATTGGGGTGATATAGAAAGCAATTCCTTCGAAATGCGCATCACCTGACGTTATGAGCTGCCCAGAAGAAACTGGAATCATTGACGGTTCGGATTGAAATCCGAGTGAAGATGGGAGGTCGTCGAGAAGGTGATCGATAGTTATGATTCGGTCGGCGCCAGAAAGTGTTTGAAGAAGACCGACAAACCGCAAATTGACGATGAATGTATCAACAGCCTCTTCGGCAGCATCTGCACTTACGCCAAATTCCTTGACTGCATCAATGAGAGCGCCCTTCGCGGGAAGGCGCAGTGTTTGGAACCTCTGAAACAGACCGGAAAAGGGCTCAATATCCAAAATGGCCAGTTGAACACGCGCACGGGCTCTCTCGCGTGGCTGGATCTGCTCGTCGGAAGCCTTTTTCCCTTCAGGGGTGAGTTCAAGGATGTCAGCTTGATAGCCGCCTTTAATCAAATTGTATTTGTTTGCATTCGTAATGATTTGTCGACTGAGCCCGCTTTCAGGCGACTTTCCTAAATGATTGAATAGTGTGACACGGCGCACAGATGCGCCGCTGCCATAATCCAGGACAGCCTTCGCGAATGACAAAGCTTCTTCGAATGGCGACGCTGGGAAATTGCGTACAACGCGGCTCCGCTTTTGCGGCACCTTTTGAGGAGAGCTTTTAGTCGCGACAGGCTTTGCCTTCGCCGAGCGCGGTTTCTTTTCCTTAACCGTGCCGGACGAATCGCCTTCCACCATTCTTCAACTCTCCACTTTGGCTTAGAAGATACTGCCGGGACAAAGGGTGAACTGTCAATAATGATACCGACAAGCTGCCACTTCCAACGCCTGCCTGTCACCCTTCCCGGCAACCCGATACACCAGCCGATGTTCTGAATTGATCCGGCGGGACCACCAGCCCGACAGATTGCCACCGAGCGGCTCGGGCTTGCCGGTGCCCCGGAAGGGATCGCGCTGACATTCCTTGAGCAGCGCGTTCAGCCGGGCAAGCACTTTGGCGTCCTCGGCCTGCCAATAGAGATAGTGATCCCACGCGACCGATGAGAATGTGATCTTCACGGCTCGATCAGCTCATGCTCCTCGCCCTTGCCGGCGTCGAGTTCGGCGATCCCGCGCAGCAGCATCTCGGCATTCTTCGGAGAGCGCAGCAAGTACAGCGTCTCCTGAATCGAATCCCATTCGCTCTGCGAGATCATCACCACGCCCTCTGCCTTCTGGCGCGTAATCGAGATCGGCGCGCGATCCGCCACGGCACGATCCATCACCGCCTTCAGATTGGCGCGGGCGTC
This genomic window from Sphingomonas abietis contains:
- a CDS encoding electron transfer flavoprotein subunit alpha/FixB family protein, with product MKTLVWVEHEGGALKDATLSAVTAAGQLGEVHLLVAGEGVGAVAEAAAKIAGVGKVHVADDAAYAHALPEAVAPLVVELMGHHDAFVAPATAAGKNIAPRVAALLDVMQVSDILSVIDEKTFTRPIYAGNAIATVKSSDAKLVITVRGTAFDKAATEGGSGTIEAVSAATKGEGSSFVGQELSQSERPELTSAKIIVSGGRALQNGENFHAIIEPLADKLGAGVGASRAAVDAGYVPNDYQVGQTGKIVAPEVYIAIGISGAIQHLAGMKDSKTIIAINKDEDAPIFQVADIGLVGDLFKIVPELTEKL
- a CDS encoding sterol desaturase family protein; translated protein: MEGFAYAAHRWIMHGPGWFLHASHHRPRKGRFELNDLYAVIFAGPSILLLAGGMRWGWWPGCTWIGAGVAAYGAIYFGFHDGIVHKRLPHRFVPRSRYLKRIVQAHLLHHVVATKAGTVSFGFLVAPKPEALKAELKRRAGAGIRAPGMADSGRR
- a CDS encoding phytoene/squalene synthase family protein, with the protein product MVAHARATIARGSQSFAAASRLFDRPTRERAQLLYAWCRACDDIADGQVLGHGGGAVQDISAKLSRMRMLTAKALAGEATGDPAFDALGVVAAETGLPARYAHDLIDGFALDAQEWRPRSEQDLYLYCYHVAGTVGCMMAVVMGVSPDDRETLDRACDLGIAFQLANIARDIGEDNRVDRCYLPIEWLVEVDIPPGEHMKPPFRPRLAMLAKRLADRAAHYEASARTGARALPFRSAWAVLAAAGIYGDIAREVAARGTAAWDQRVSTARADKLGWVVTAAWQAARRDRLPVTARDGLWTRAG
- a CDS encoding LOG family protein, translated to MQRLAVYCGSATPADPRYIDSARLVGRTFAARGIGLVYGGGRLGLMGAVADACLAAGGGVIGVIPSALVDAEVAHKGCTELHVVETMHQRKQAFADLADGFVTIPGGTGTMDELWEAMSWAQLGYHAKPVGLLNVAGFYDGLLQFWDKMGETGFVRPQHRGILIASDDLGDLLAKMAAHEPHRTIFAMKAANL
- a CDS encoding electron transfer flavoprotein subunit beta/FixA family protein, whose amino-acid sequence is MKILVPVKRVIDYNVKPRVKMDGTGVDLANVKMSMNPFDEIAVEEAIRLKEKGVATEIVAVSVGPQKAQETLRTALAMGADRAILVQTDDIVEPLAVAKILKAIVDEEQPGLVILGKQAIDDDSNQTGQMLAALLNRPQGTFANKIEVEGDSVTVTREVDAGLETVKLALPAIITTDLRLNEPRYASLPNIMKAKAKPLAAKTPADYGVDTAPRLETVTVSEPPKRSAGVKVADVDELVAKLKALGVAA
- the sucC gene encoding ADP-forming succinate--CoA ligase subunit beta; the protein is MNIHEYQAKELLAKFGVAVPAGHAALSVDEAVAAAGKLPGPMFVVKAQIHAGGRGKGKFKELPADAKGGVRLTKSLDEVKAAATEMLGNTLVTIQTGEQGKQVNRLYVTDGADIEKEYYLSMLVDRATGRIAMVVSTEGGMDIEAVAHDTPEKIQTITIDPAEGFMPHHGRAVAFALNLSGDLAKQAQKLASQLYDAFLATDMAMLEVNPLVETKPDASGKAELLVLDAKVSFDSNALFRHKDILELRDLTEEDPAEVEASKYDLAYIKLDGDIGCMVNGAGLAMATMDIIKLNGAFPANFLDVGGGATTEKVTAAFKIILADPAVKGILVNIFGGIMKCDIIAEGIIAAAKEVNLSVPLVVRLEGTNVEKGKEILAGSGLAIVPADDLGDAARKIVAEVKQAA